The Candidatus Limnocylindria bacterium nucleotide sequence CGACTACATGCTGGCGACGCGCGCGGGTGTGCCCGAGGAGCTCGCATTTCTTCGAACCGTTGCCGAAGGCGCCTTGACTCTCCACTCGTTCGACGCGGACGACATCGCCGAGATGGCGGACCTCGTTGATCGTTACCGCGATCTTCGGATCGGCCTAGCTGACGCGTCGTTGGTGGTACTCGCGGACCGGGCGGGCACTCGTCGCATCCTCACGCTCGACGAGCGCCACTTTCGGGCCCTGAGACCGCTCCGTGGCCGCTCGTTCACGATCCTTCCCGCCGACGCGTGAGCGTGGCCGCACGCAAGCGCATCCTCAAGGACATCCCGCCCCTGCAC carries:
- a CDS encoding VapC toxin family PIN domain ribonuclease, translating into MIVVDSSALLAGMDAADRFHDRVRSVTEKDSGPFLLSPFVAAEVDYMLATRAGVPEELAFLRTVAEGALTLHSFDADDIAEMADLVDRYRDLRIGLADASLVVLADRAGTRRILTLDERHFRALRPLRGRSFTILPADA